The proteins below are encoded in one region of Ricinus communis isolate WT05 ecotype wild-type chromosome 6, ASM1957865v1, whole genome shotgun sequence:
- the LOC8264168 gene encoding ABC transporter G family member 6 translates to MSRVVADDLPPSRDTVPFYSQNLDRLEYFPTRASSAVSPTLGQLLKRVGDVRKEATGDGSETPVHQVLELGSDPNVEAPRSIPFVLSFNNLTYSVKTKSPSILRRTRRRSHDVGAVAGESVYTRTKTLLNDISGEARDGEIVAVLGASGSGKSTLIDALANRIAKGSLKGKITLNGEILESRMLKVISAYVMQDDMLFPMLTVEETLMFAAEFRLPRSLSKSKKKMRVHALIDQLGLRNAAKTVIGDEGHRGVSGGERRRVSIGIDIIHDPIILFLDEPTSGLDSTSAFMVVKVLQRIAQSGSIVIMSVHQPSYRILGLLDRLVFLSRGQTVYSGPPIYLPSFFAEFGHPIPENENRTEFALDLIRELEGSPGGTKSLVEFNKTWQSTKHAPNTEVDSHGLSLKEAISASISKGKLVSGATNNGAGTNSLVPTFANPVWIEMAVLSKRSVTNSRRMPELFGIRLGAVLVTGFILATMFWQLDNSPKGVQERLGFFAFAMSTTFYTCADALPVFLQERYIFMRETAHNAYRRSSYVLSHALVSLPSLIFLSLAFSALTFWAVGLDGGLAGFLFYFLIIFASFWAGNSFVTFLSGVVPHVMLGYTIVVAILAYFLLFSGFFINRDRIPPYWIWFHYMSLVKYPYEAVLQNEFQDPVKCFVRGVQIFDNTPLGAVPTPMKVNLLATLSNTLGMTITSSTCLTTGSDILQQQGITDLSKWNCLWVTVAWGFLFRILFYFSLLIGSKNKRR, encoded by the coding sequence ATGTCCCGTGTTGTAGCAGATGATCTCCCTCCTAGTAGAGATACGGTGCCCTTTTACTCTCAAAATCTAGATCGACTCGAGTACTTCCCCACTCGCGCCTCCTCCGCCGTGTCCCCCACGCTCGGCCAATTGCTCAAACGCGTTGGAGATGTACGGAAAGAAGCCACTGGAGACGGCAGTGAGACGCCGGTTCATCAAGTTCTCGAGCTCGGCAGCGACCCGAATGTCGAGGCCCCGAGATCAATTCCATTCGTTTTGTCATTCAACAATTTGACTTACAGTGTCAAAACGAAATCACCATCTATACTCCGTCGCACGCGCCGCCGCAGCCACGACGTCGGCGCAGTTGCCGGCGAAAGCGTATACACAAGGACAAAAACTCTCCTGAATGACATCTCTGGTGAGGCGCGCGACGGAGAAATAGTGGCTGTTCTTGGGGCAAGTGGTTCTGGAAAATCAACTTTAATAGATGCATTGGCCAACCGGATAGCTAAAGGAAGCTTGAAAGGGAAGATAACGCTAAACGGCGAAATATTGGAGTCAAGAATGTTGAAAGTGATATCTGCATACGTGATGCAAGATGATATGCTTTTTCCAATGCTCACTGTCGAAGAAACACTTATGTTTGCGGCTGAGTTTCGGCTGCCGAGGAGTTTATCAAAgtcgaaaaagaaaatgagggTCCACGCTTTGATTGATCAGTTAGGCCTGCGTAACGCAGCCAAAACTGTGATCGGAGATGAAGGTCACCGAGGTGTTTCTGGTGGAGAGCGGCGTCGTGTTTCTATTGGAATTGATATAATTCATGATCccattattcttttcttggaCGAACCGACTTCCGGTCTTGATTCTACCAGCGCGTTCATGGTTGTGAAGGTGCTGCAGAGAATAGCTCAGTCCGGGAGTATAGTCATCATGTCCGTGCACCAGCCCAGTTATCGGATTCTTGGTCTGTTAGACCGGTTGGTCTTCTTGTCTCGTGGACAGACTGTTTATAGTGGGCCTCCTATATATTTGCCGTCTTTTTTTGCTGAATTCGGACATCCAATTCCGGAAAATGAGAACCGAACCGAGTTTGCTTTGGACCTTATTCGAGAGCTTGAGGGTTCTCCAGGAGGTACTAAAAGCTTAGTGGAGTTCAATAAAACATGGCAGAGTACGAAGCACGCACCGAATACTGAAGTGGATTCACATGGTTTGTCTTTAAAAGAAGCAATAAGTGCAAGCATTTCTAAAGGGAAGTTGGTTTCTGGTGCTACTAATAATGGTGCTGGCACTAATTCATTGGTGCCAACATTTGCTAATCCGGTTTGGATTGAAATGGCTGTTTTGTCGAAAAGATCGGTCACTAATTCAAGAAGAATGCCTGAATTGTTTGGGATTCGATTGGGTGCTGTTCTTGTTACTGGGTTCATTTTGGCTACAATGTTTTGGCAGCTTGATAATTCACCAAAAGGAGTTCAAGAGAGACTAGGGTTTTTCGCATTTGCTATGTCGACTACTTTCTACACTTGTGCTGATGCCCTCCCTGTTTTCCTCCAAGAAAGGTACATTTTCATGAGAGAAACTGCGCACAATGCTTACAGAAGATCATCTTACGTGTTGTCTCATGCTCTTGTCTCTTTACCATCTTTGATTTTCCTCTCGCTTGCCTTTTCCGCCCTTACATTTTGGGCTGTGGGCCTCGACGGAGGCCTTGCCGGATTCTTGTTCTACTTCTTGATCATTTTCGCTTCTTTCTGGGCTGGGAATTCCTTTGTTACATTCTTATCCGGTGTAGTCCCTCATGTTATGCTTGGCTACACCATTGTTGTAGCAATCTTAGCTTATTTCCTTCTCTTCAGTGGTTTCTTCATCAATCGTGATCGAATCCCACCTTACTGGATTTGGTTCCATTACATGTCACTCGTCAAATACCCTTATGAAGCCGTTTTACAAAATGAATTTCAAGACCCAGTTAAGTGTTTCGTCAGAGGAGTTCAGATTTTTGACAACACTCCATTAGGAGCTGTTCCAACACCAATGAAAGTAAACTTGCTAGCTACTCTGAGCAATACATTGGGAATGACGATTACAAGCTCAACATGTTTAACGACAGGATCAGATATATTGCAACAACAAGGGATTACTGATCTAAGTAAGTGGAATTGCTTGTGGGTAACAGTTGCTTGGGGATTCTTGTTCaggattttattttacttctcTTTGCTCATTGGTAGCAAGAACAAGAGAAGGTAA